A single window of Nicotiana tomentosiformis chromosome 1, ASM39032v3, whole genome shotgun sequence DNA harbors:
- the LOC104101770 gene encoding glucan endo-1,3-beta-glucosidase, acidic, with protein sequence MALCIKNGFLAAALVLVGVLMCSIQMIGAQSIGVCYGKIANNLPSEQDVINLYKANGITKMRIYYPDKNIFKALKGSNIEIILDVPNQDLEALANSSIASGWVQDNIRSHFPYVKFKYISIGNEVSPSNNGQYSQFLLHAMENVYNALAASGLQDKIKVTTAIYSGLLANTYPPKASIFRGEFNSFINPIIQFLARNNLPLLANVYPYLVHISNTAGVALSYALFTQRGKNSAGYQNLFDAILDSMYFAVEKAGGPNVEIIVSESGWPSEGNSAATIENAQTYYRNLIDHVKRGAGTPKKPGKSIETYLFAMFDENDKKGEITEKHFGLFSPDQRAKYQLNFNSLMPIYIDISRVI encoded by the coding sequence GGGCACAATCTATTGGAGTATGCTATGGAAAAATTGCCAACAATTTACCATCAGAACAAGATGTCATAAACCTATACAAGGCTAATGGCATTACAAAGATGAGAATCTACTATCCAGATAAAAACATCTTCAAAGCTCTCAAAGGAAGTAACATTGAGATCATTCTTGATGTTCCAAATCAAGATCTTGAAGCCCTAGCCAATTCTTCAATAGCCAGTGGTTGGGTTCAAGATAACATAAGAAGTCATTTCCCATATGTTAAATTCAAGTACATATCTATAGGAAATGAAGTATCTCCCTCAAATAATGGTCAATATTCACAATTTCTTCTTCATGCAATGGAAAATGTGTACAATGCATTAGCAGCATCAGGGTTGCAAGATAAGATCAAGGTCACAACTGCAATATATTCAGGGCTCTTAGCAAACACCTACCCACCCAAAGCTAGTATATTTCGAGGAGAATTCAATAGTTTCATTAATCCCATTATCCAATTTCTAGCACGAAATAACCTTCCACTCTTAGCCAATGTCTACCCTTATTTGGTTCACATTTCCAACACTGCTGGTGTCGCACTTTCTTATGCATTGTTCACACAACGAGGAAAAAATTCAGCAGGGTATCAAAATCTTTTTGATGCCATTTTGGATTCTATGTATTTTGCTGTAGAGAAAGCTGGAGGACCAAATGTGGAGATTATTGTATCTGAAAGTGGCTGGCCTTCTGAAGGAAACTCTGCAGCAACTATTGAAAATGCTCAAACTTATTACAGAAATTTGATTGATCATGTGAAAAGAGGGGCAGGAACTCCAAAGAAACCTGGAAAGTCTATAGAAACTTATTTATTTGCCATGtttgatgaaaatgataagaaaGGAGAAATCACAGAGAAACACTTTGGGCTCTTTTCTCCTGATCAGAGGGCAAAATATCAACTCAATTTCAATTCTTTGATGCCAATATATATTGATATATCTAGAGTGATATGA